Proteins encoded by one window of Vibrio algicola:
- a CDS encoding amino acid ABC transporter permease, which yields MKISSVTKIGKLNRLDIFLLMLSGGFILWLCLKDSGSLSYHWHWHKALNLLFTPKSDGSVSYFIQGIFATLRLTFWGALLALVFGVLLGLGRRSSYFIIRMLANCYVQLVRNIPPLVFIFIFYFFIANQLVPLLGLEGILREHSGEINGLQRWLFGDANLWENLASGVLCIGMISAAYIGEVVRSGLDNIDQGQHEAAKTLGLSTWHRYRYIIAPQVLKAIVPPLAGQLISLVKDSSIISLISIQEMTFVGTEIANSSGMIFEVWIMVALCYFILCFSLSQAFAWLERAQRQI from the coding sequence ATGAAAATTAGTTCAGTAACGAAAATAGGTAAATTAAACCGCTTAGATATCTTTTTATTGATGCTAAGCGGTGGCTTTATTTTATGGCTATGCCTGAAAGACAGTGGTTCGTTGTCGTATCATTGGCACTGGCATAAAGCGCTTAATTTATTGTTTACCCCGAAATCGGATGGCAGTGTGTCGTATTTTATCCAAGGGATATTTGCCACGCTGCGTTTGACCTTTTGGGGGGCATTATTAGCATTAGTGTTTGGGGTATTGCTAGGCTTGGGGCGTCGTTCGTCTTATTTCATTATTCGGATGCTAGCAAATTGCTACGTCCAATTGGTGCGTAATATACCGCCGTTGGTGTTTATCTTTATTTTCTATTTTTTTATAGCCAACCAACTGGTGCCATTGCTGGGGCTGGAAGGAATATTGCGCGAACATAGTGGCGAGATCAATGGCTTGCAGCGGTGGTTGTTTGGTGATGCCAATTTATGGGAAAACCTCGCCTCTGGGGTGTTATGTATTGGCATGATCTCAGCGGCTTATATTGGTGAGGTGGTGCGTTCTGGTTTAGATAATATCGATCAAGGTCAGCATGAAGCCGCCAAAACATTAGGCTTATCTACTTGGCATCGTTACCGTTATATAATTGCGCCACAAGTATTAAAAGCGATTGTGCCACCACTGGCAGGGCAACTTATCTCGCTGGTGAAAGACTCTTCTATTATCTCTCTGATCTCGATTCAAGAAATGACGTTTGTCGGCACTGAAATTGCCAATTCAAGCGGTATGATCTTTGAAGTTTGGATCATGGTAGCGCTGTGTTACTTCATTTTATGTTTTAGCCTATCACAAGCTTTTGCATGGTTAGAGCGAGCGCAAAGGCAAATCTAA
- a CDS encoding DUF4007 family protein: MSIESSSLKFSGHQTFPIRYGWIYKIIQEVTDGKSITSKNNIEDQMVSMGMGKNMVLSVRHWIRVLNLITPTNKKDQEYSLTPLAKSLFVAPNAYDEYMDKVGTVWLLHWLMQTIDMQNSELNTARWFFNYFNGIRTNKEQIAKEINIALVNHEKDLTEATLKKDIDCLFQMYGVKRTSANKINEDSFASPFTELGLITQENPKDFRAELSKQISLPVEVFAYAVIDFIQRKQKDSSGEVIHQQRTVSFNSLLNDVGSPGRIFRLSSSGLGEKLDQLEVLTSGKIAWTDTQGLRQIQHSFNNLQSEQPAQYLENYYAQEGK; the protein is encoded by the coding sequence TTGAGCATTGAATCTAGCAGCCTGAAGTTTTCCGGGCATCAAACCTTCCCTATCAGATACGGCTGGATATACAAGATAATTCAAGAAGTTACAGATGGGAAATCCATAACAAGTAAAAACAACATTGAAGATCAAATGGTTTCAATGGGTATGGGTAAAAACATGGTGCTTTCTGTTAGGCACTGGATTCGGGTACTAAATCTTATTACTCCTACGAATAAGAAAGATCAAGAGTATTCATTAACACCTCTAGCTAAGAGCCTATTTGTGGCTCCTAATGCCTATGACGAGTATATGGATAAAGTGGGGACAGTTTGGTTGCTACATTGGCTTATGCAAACAATTGACATGCAAAATTCAGAACTTAACACTGCTCGATGGTTTTTCAATTACTTCAATGGCATACGAACAAATAAAGAGCAAATAGCAAAAGAAATTAATATTGCATTGGTTAACCATGAGAAAGATCTCACAGAAGCAACACTAAAAAAAGATATCGACTGCTTATTCCAAATGTATGGCGTAAAGAGAACCTCCGCGAATAAAATTAATGAAGATAGTTTTGCATCTCCATTTACAGAGCTCGGCTTAATTACACAAGAAAACCCAAAAGACTTCCGAGCAGAACTGTCCAAGCAAATTTCACTGCCTGTTGAAGTTTTTGCCTATGCTGTTATCGACTTTATACAAAGAAAGCAAAAAGATAGTTCAGGAGAGGTTATTCATCAACAAAGAACTGTTTCCTTTAATTCCTTACTCAATGATGTTGGTTCTCCAGGACGAATTTTCAGGTTATCAAGCTCAGGCTTAGGTGAAAAACTTGATCAATTAGAAGTTTTAACATCAGGGAAAATAGCCTGGACCGACACTCAAGGTTTACGTCAAATTCAGCACAGCTTCAATAATTTACAAAGTGAACAACCCGCTCAATACCTGGAAAATTACTATGCCCAGGAAGGAAAATAA
- a CDS encoding LysR substrate-binding domain-containing protein, which translates to MNWQGVCEFVAVAETGSFTLAAKQLAISTAQVSRQINQLETRLGTQLLYRTTRQVNLTDIGKEYFQHCRVILDDLAEAERAVTNLHHTPQGQLKISVPIAYGESHVAPLINDFCLRYPELSLELWLTNQMVDLTEEKVDMAIRLGALEDSSMMAKKLRQRTQYLCAAPSYIRKHGSPTNLIELKQHNCLLGTLDYWRFHSRKLTVTGSLKCNNGYGLLDAALKGIGIVQLPDYYVESYLQSGQLISLLEQHQPKDDGVWAIYPHNRHVSTKVRLLLDYLDQHLA; encoded by the coding sequence ATGAACTGGCAAGGTGTGTGTGAATTCGTTGCAGTCGCCGAAACCGGCAGCTTTACTCTGGCAGCAAAACAGTTAGCGATTTCGACCGCTCAAGTAAGTCGTCAGATCAATCAATTAGAAACTCGGTTAGGTACGCAACTGTTGTATCGTACCACCCGCCAAGTGAATCTCACCGACATTGGTAAAGAGTACTTCCAGCATTGTCGAGTGATCTTAGATGATCTTGCAGAAGCAGAACGCGCCGTCACCAATTTGCACCATACTCCGCAAGGACAATTGAAAATATCAGTGCCTATTGCTTACGGCGAAAGTCATGTCGCGCCCTTGATTAATGATTTCTGTTTACGGTATCCCGAACTCTCTCTTGAATTATGGCTGACCAATCAAATGGTTGATTTAACTGAAGAGAAAGTCGATATGGCGATTCGATTGGGCGCATTAGAAGATTCCAGCATGATGGCGAAAAAGCTAAGACAACGAACCCAATACTTATGCGCCGCACCCAGTTATATCCGCAAGCATGGCAGTCCAACCAACTTAATCGAACTCAAACAGCATAATTGTTTATTAGGCACATTAGATTACTGGCGTTTTCATTCCCGTAAATTAACGGTAACTGGTAGTTTGAAATGCAATAATGGTTATGGTTTGTTAGATGCGGCATTGAAAGGGATTGGGATTGTGCAATTACCTGATTACTACGTGGAAAGTTATCTGCAATCAGGGCAGCTAATATCATTACTGGAGCAGCACCAACCCAAAGATGACGGTGTATGGGCTATATACCCACACAACCGCCACGTTTCAACTAAAGTACGCTTATTGCTCGACTATTTAGATCAACATTTAGCTTAA
- a CDS encoding amino acid ABC transporter ATP-binding protein, giving the protein MTSQASEQNTVIEFNQVNKYYGDFQALTDINLQVSKGEKLVICGPSGSGKSTLIRCINSLETIQSGALSVFGQTVTPSQQWQGRIGMVFQHFHLFPHLTIIENLTLSPIKTLKLSKAKAVERAMHYLDRVNIAEQASKYPAQLSGGQQQRVAIARSLCMQPEILLFDEPTSALDPEMISEVLDVMSQLAEEGMTMVCVTHEMGFAKKVADRVVFMDQGEIVEIAAPSEFFAAPKHQRTQNFLNQILSY; this is encoded by the coding sequence GTGACTAGCCAAGCATCGGAACAAAATACTGTTATAGAATTTAATCAAGTGAATAAATACTATGGTGATTTTCAGGCATTAACGGATATCAATCTGCAAGTCAGTAAAGGTGAAAAACTGGTGATTTGTGGTCCTTCAGGTTCTGGGAAGTCAACCTTGATCCGCTGTATTAACAGCTTGGAAACCATTCAATCTGGTGCGCTATCGGTATTTGGTCAAACCGTTACGCCTAGCCAACAATGGCAGGGGCGAATTGGCATGGTGTTTCAGCATTTTCATCTGTTTCCTCATCTCACTATTATTGAAAATTTGACGTTATCACCAATTAAAACCCTTAAGTTATCGAAAGCGAAAGCTGTAGAACGGGCGATGCATTATTTAGATCGAGTTAATATTGCCGAGCAAGCCTCTAAATACCCCGCGCAACTTTCGGGTGGTCAACAACAACGAGTCGCCATTGCTCGCTCGCTGTGTATGCAGCCGGAGATATTGCTATTTGATGAACCGACTTCGGCGCTTGACCCTGAAATGATCAGCGAAGTGTTGGATGTGATGTCACAATTGGCCGAAGAAGGCATGACCATGGTGTGCGTGACGCATGAAATGGGGTTTGCTAAAAAAGTCGCCGACCGAGTGGTATTTATGGATCAAGGTGAAATCGTTGAGATTGCTGCGCCGAGCGAATTTTTTGCCGCGCCCAAGCATCAACGTACCCAGAATTTCCTCAATCAGATTTTGAGTTATTAA
- a CDS encoding transporter substrate-binding domain-containing protein yields MKRLWIICLTTLLGLGLGGAQSAWASDTPNLDKINQRGTLKVGLSTFVPWAMRDDQGELVGFEVDVAKRLAQDSGWKVEFIPTSWDGIIPSLMAGKYDVVIGGLTITDERSKSVLFSVPYSHSGIQIAANLDTTKGFSKQDFNSRKIKFAARRGALGITILRENFPKAKILQFDDEAQAFQEVLNGNADAVIASTPKPEFEALKYPKKLYIPLQERLYTGNEGFAVRLGEQDKKAFFDKWIDARTQDGWLEQRYNYWFKSVDWQKQVSNTNQ; encoded by the coding sequence ATGAAACGTTTATGGATAATCTGTTTAACAACGCTATTGGGATTAGGTTTGGGGGGCGCGCAAAGTGCGTGGGCAAGTGATACACCAAACTTAGATAAAATTAATCAACGTGGCACTTTAAAAGTAGGATTAAGTACTTTTGTTCCGTGGGCTATGCGTGATGATCAAGGCGAGCTGGTGGGGTTTGAAGTCGATGTTGCTAAGCGTCTTGCGCAAGATTCAGGCTGGAAAGTCGAATTTATTCCTACTTCTTGGGATGGCATTATTCCATCACTAATGGCGGGTAAATACGATGTGGTGATTGGTGGATTAACCATTACCGATGAGCGTTCAAAAAGCGTGTTATTTAGCGTGCCTTATTCTCACTCTGGGATTCAAATTGCTGCCAACCTTGATACCACCAAAGGTTTTAGCAAACAGGACTTCAACTCTCGCAAGATCAAGTTCGCCGCTCGTCGTGGCGCTTTAGGTATCACTATTTTACGTGAAAACTTCCCGAAAGCGAAAATCCTTCAATTTGATGACGAAGCACAAGCCTTCCAAGAAGTGTTAAATGGTAATGCCGATGCGGTGATTGCCTCAACCCCAAAACCAGAATTTGAAGCGTTAAAATACCCGAAAAAACTGTATATTCCGCTGCAAGAGCGTTTATATACTGGTAATGAAGGATTTGCGGTTCGTTTAGGGGAGCAAGATAAAAAAGCCTTTTTTGATAAATGGATTGATGCTCGCACACAAGACGGTTGGTTAGAGCAACGTTATAATTACTGGTTTAAGAGTGTTGACTGGCAAAAGCAAGTCTCGAATACCAACCAATAA
- a CDS encoding cysteine desulfurase family protein gives MIKYFDYAASTPVSALVLDAMKSWQSESYANPSAAHSEGEKAAKAIQKARESIADKIGALPSEIVFTSGASESNNLALKGVAFKHLELKGHIITSSIEHKCILNTCAFLESIGFSVTYLDPGSDGLIASKELIAAIKQNTILISIHHVNNELGIIQPIESFGEIAFKNNILFHTDAAQSFCKLNIDVDDMDIDMLSLSGHKVYGPKGIGALYIRDSRGLGLVPLIHGGGQELGLRGGTSPTPLIVGLGEAVDSFPSEPNSNDYCMVMDSLNKLNFKRNGGSNVVPNIWSVTFESDLDVEKFKVNNWLVSQGSACNAMSNVASHVLSALGLEEAEARRTYRISLPPFYISE, from the coding sequence ATGATTAAGTATTTTGATTATGCCGCATCAACACCTGTTTCCGCACTAGTGTTAGATGCAATGAAATCTTGGCAAAGTGAAAGCTATGCTAACCCTTCAGCTGCTCATAGTGAAGGGGAGAAAGCTGCTAAAGCGATCCAAAAAGCTAGAGAGTCAATCGCAGATAAGATTGGTGCGTTGCCTAGTGAGATCGTTTTTACCAGCGGCGCAAGTGAATCTAATAATCTTGCTTTAAAAGGTGTTGCCTTTAAGCACTTGGAGTTAAAAGGTCATATCATAACTTCCAGTATTGAGCATAAATGTATTCTTAATACATGTGCATTTTTAGAAAGTATTGGATTCTCTGTGACATATCTAGATCCAGGCTCTGATGGGTTAATTGCTTCTAAAGAGTTGATAGCTGCAATAAAACAAAATACGATTTTAATCTCGATACATCATGTTAATAATGAACTTGGAATAATTCAGCCCATAGAGTCATTTGGTGAAATAGCATTTAAAAATAATATATTATTTCATACAGACGCCGCTCAAAGTTTTTGTAAGCTTAATATTGATGTTGATGATATGGATATCGATATGTTGTCCTTATCTGGCCATAAAGTTTATGGACCTAAAGGTATTGGTGCTCTCTATATTCGAGACTCACGAGGTTTAGGATTAGTTCCCTTAATTCACGGTGGAGGGCAAGAGCTTGGATTAAGGGGGGGGACTTCACCAACACCATTAATTGTTGGTTTAGGTGAAGCAGTTGATAGCTTTCCTTCAGAACCTAATTCTAATGATTATTGCATGGTCATGGACTCTCTTAATAAACTTAATTTTAAGCGCAACGGTGGTTCAAATGTTGTTCCGAATATATGGAGTGTTACCTTTGAATCTGATTTGGACGTTGAGAAATTTAAGGTGAATAATTGGTTGGTTTCTCAAGGGTCAGCATGTAATGCGATGAGTAATGTGGCTTCTCATGTACTTTCTGCTTTGGGACTAGAAGAAGCAGAAGCTAGAAGAACCTATCGCATCAGTTTACCACCCTTTTATATTAGTGAATAA
- a CDS encoding phosphoadenosine phosphosulfate reductase family protein, which yields MSKAKKIKHVLGLSGGKDSAALAVYMARNYPDLDIEYFFTDTGKELPEVYEFLELLEIQLRKPIKHINSGKDFDYWLKQHNNFLPAGQQRWCTIRMKLEPFEKWIKPFLNDGYEVVSYVGIRADEPWRDGYRPNESQKELTIRMPFAEDGIKKQGVFDILESAGLGLPKYYDWRSRSGCTFCFFQRKIEWVRLRERHPEAFEEAKSYEKRAETSENGETFFWMGPNEPLETLENPDRIAQIKANHQKVIERFEKKKKRERKRRLGMHAMVDDTMLIDTMDMDAMYDLEEGGGACITCYK from the coding sequence ATGAGTAAAGCAAAAAAAATAAAACATGTTCTCGGCTTATCCGGTGGAAAAGATAGCGCTGCACTTGCAGTTTACATGGCACGTAATTATCCCGATCTCGATATTGAGTATTTTTTTACTGATACCGGTAAAGAATTACCTGAAGTTTATGAGTTCTTAGAATTACTTGAAATACAGTTGCGTAAACCAATAAAACACATTAATAGTGGTAAAGATTTTGATTACTGGTTAAAACAGCACAATAATTTCTTACCTGCGGGACAGCAACGTTGGTGTACGATAAGAATGAAGTTAGAACCCTTTGAGAAGTGGATTAAACCATTTCTTAACGACGGTTATGAAGTTGTATCCTATGTGGGTATACGCGCAGATGAACCATGGCGTGACGGCTACAGACCTAATGAAAGCCAAAAAGAACTAACAATTAGAATGCCTTTTGCTGAAGATGGTATAAAAAAACAAGGCGTTTTTGATATCTTAGAAAGCGCAGGGTTAGGATTACCCAAATATTATGATTGGCGCTCTCGTTCTGGTTGTACATTCTGTTTTTTCCAAAGAAAAATCGAATGGGTACGTTTACGCGAACGTCACCCTGAAGCTTTTGAAGAAGCAAAGTCTTATGAGAAACGAGCCGAAACCAGCGAAAATGGTGAAACTTTCTTTTGGATGGGCCCTAACGAACCCCTTGAAACATTAGAAAACCCAGATCGTATTGCTCAAATTAAAGCCAATCATCAGAAAGTGATTGAGCGCTTTGAGAAAAAGAAAAAACGTGAAAGAAAAAGGCGTTTGGGCATGCATGCCATGGTTGATGACACGATGCTCATAGATACTATGGATATGGATGCAATGTACGATCTTGAAGAAGGTGGTGGTGCATGTATTACATGTTATAAATAA
- a CDS encoding amino acid ABC transporter permease, with product MMLKMAKPLLSAVLQIAVLLMGLSWILHTGAQAMNYQWQWQRVPDYLFFFEDGRWYSAELIDGLLVTLKLTLISGIATLILALCTALLRLSDSKVGRFLSFIYIEVIRNTPLLVQIYLLYFVFGPYLGIDRFSTAVLALALFQGAYTAEVIRSGLLAVDKGQFEACRTLGLSRVNAYRYIILPQVIKKTLPSLTNEAISLVKNTSIVSVMAIFDLTTEGRNIVSDTAMPFEIWFTVAAIYLLITLSLSGLAAWLEQRTRKGH from the coding sequence TTGATGCTTAAAATGGCTAAGCCTTTATTGTCGGCAGTATTGCAGATCGCGGTTTTGCTGATGGGGCTGAGCTGGATTTTGCATACTGGCGCGCAAGCGATGAATTATCAGTGGCAATGGCAACGGGTACCAGATTACTTGTTCTTTTTCGAAGATGGTCGTTGGTATAGTGCTGAGCTTATTGATGGCTTATTGGTGACATTAAAACTCACGCTTATCAGTGGGATTGCGACCTTAATCTTGGCTTTATGTACCGCGTTATTGCGCTTGTCTGATTCCAAAGTCGGGCGATTTTTGTCTTTTATTTACATCGAAGTGATCCGTAATACGCCATTATTAGTACAAATTTACTTACTCTACTTTGTGTTTGGACCGTATTTAGGGATTGATCGATTCAGCACGGCAGTCTTGGCGTTAGCGTTATTTCAAGGCGCTTACACTGCCGAGGTGATCCGCTCAGGGTTACTTGCGGTCGATAAGGGGCAATTTGAAGCCTGTCGAACCTTAGGCTTGTCTCGTGTTAATGCGTATCGCTATATCATTTTGCCGCAAGTGATCAAAAAAACCTTACCGTCATTAACCAACGAAGCGATTTCTTTAGTTAAAAATACGTCTATTGTTAGTGTGATGGCGATTTTTGATCTTACTACTGAAGGGCGTAATATCGTCTCAGATACCGCCATGCCATTTGAAATTTGGTTTACCGTGGCGGCAATTTATTTATTGATTACTTTAAGCTTGTCTGGATTAGCAGCATGGCTAGAACAACGAACCCGAAAAGGGCATTAG
- a CDS encoding S-(hydroxymethyl)glutathione dehydrogenase/class III alcohol dehydrogenase: MTAQVIKSRAAVAWKAGEPLKMETVDVMPPQAGEVRVKIIATGVCHTDAFTLSGDDPEGVFPAILGHEGGGIVESIGEGVTSVQVGDHVIPLYTAECGVCKFCTSGKTNLCSSVRETQGKGLMPDGTTRFSINGEPIYHYMGTSTFSEYTVLPEVSLAKINPAADLKEVCLLGCGVTTGMGAVTNTANVQPGDTVAIFGLGGIGLSAVIGSAMAKAGRIIAIDINESKFELAKQLGATDCINPKDFDKPIQEVIVEMTDGGVEYSFECVGNVHLMRSALECCHKGWGESIIIGVAGAGQEISTRPFQLVTGRVWKGSAFGGVKGRSQLPDYVERYMQGEFKLNDFITHTMGLEEINTAFDLMHEGKSIRTVIHY; the protein is encoded by the coding sequence ATGACTGCACAAGTAATTAAATCACGCGCTGCGGTTGCGTGGAAAGCGGGCGAGCCATTGAAGATGGAAACGGTAGATGTCATGCCGCCGCAAGCGGGTGAAGTACGAGTTAAAATTATCGCTACCGGTGTCTGTCATACCGATGCATTTACATTATCTGGTGATGATCCTGAAGGGGTATTTCCTGCCATTCTTGGTCATGAAGGTGGCGGTATTGTGGAATCGATCGGTGAGGGCGTGACTTCGGTTCAAGTGGGCGATCATGTGATCCCACTGTACACCGCAGAATGTGGCGTGTGCAAATTTTGTACCTCGGGTAAAACCAACCTTTGTTCATCAGTGCGTGAAACTCAAGGGAAAGGCTTAATGCCAGATGGCACCACGCGTTTCTCGATTAATGGTGAGCCGATTTACCATTACATGGGTACCTCGACGTTTTCTGAATATACGGTACTTCCTGAAGTATCATTAGCTAAAATTAACCCAGCTGCGGATTTAAAAGAAGTCTGTCTATTAGGTTGTGGCGTTACGACGGGTATGGGCGCTGTCACTAATACCGCTAACGTTCAACCGGGCGATACTGTGGCGATCTTTGGCCTTGGCGGGATTGGGTTATCGGCAGTGATTGGCTCTGCGATGGCAAAAGCTGGGCGTATTATTGCGATTGATATTAATGAATCAAAATTTGAACTGGCGAAACAACTTGGTGCCACCGACTGCATTAACCCGAAGGATTTCGATAAACCGATCCAAGAAGTGATTGTGGAAATGACGGACGGTGGGGTGGAATACTCATTTGAATGTGTCGGTAATGTTCACTTAATGCGCAGCGCACTTGAGTGTTGTCATAAAGGTTGGGGTGAGTCGATCATCATTGGCGTTGCGGGCGCAGGGCAAGAGATCTCAACCCGTCCATTCCAGCTCGTGACCGGGCGAGTTTGGAAAGGCTCAGCATTTGGTGGCGTAAAAGGTCGCTCTCAGTTGCCAGATTATGTCGAGCGTTACATGCAAGGTGAATTCAAACTTAATGATTTCATTACCCATACCATGGGCTTGGAAGAGATCAATACGGCGTTTGATTTGATGCATGAAGGTAAGAGTATTCGAACCGTCATCCACTATTAA
- the fghA gene encoding S-formylglutathione hydrolase, giving the protein MESLSSNKSFGGVQQQCEHQSKVLHCAMRFSVFLPPQATDDNPVPVLYWLSGLTCSDENFVQKAGAQRMAAELGIAIVTPDTSPRGVDVNGDTIADDEAYDLGQGAGFYLNATQAPWDKHYQMYDYIAYELPALIEANFPVSDKRSISGHSMGGHGALTIGLRNAPRFKSISAFSPIVSPLNCPWGHKALAAYLGDDQALWVKYDAVELMKKIKGDTAHLPPIKVSQGLADNFLEQQLKPHLLENAANQVNYPFEIKVHSGYDHSYFFISSFIDEHLIFHAQHLLK; this is encoded by the coding sequence ATGGAATCACTCAGTTCAAATAAATCTTTTGGTGGGGTGCAGCAGCAATGTGAGCACCAATCAAAAGTGCTCCATTGTGCGATGCGTTTTTCGGTGTTTTTGCCACCTCAAGCGACAGACGATAATCCTGTTCCTGTTTTATATTGGTTATCAGGCTTAACCTGCAGCGATGAAAACTTCGTGCAAAAAGCGGGGGCGCAACGTATGGCGGCAGAGTTAGGTATTGCGATTGTGACGCCAGATACCAGCCCGCGTGGGGTTGATGTTAACGGCGATACCATTGCCGATGATGAAGCTTACGATTTAGGCCAAGGGGCGGGATTTTATCTTAATGCCACCCAAGCGCCGTGGGATAAGCATTATCAGATGTACGATTATATTGCCTACGAATTACCTGCTTTGATTGAGGCCAATTTTCCGGTTTCGGATAAACGTTCGATTTCGGGCCACTCAATGGGCGGGCATGGTGCACTGACGATTGGTTTGCGTAATGCGCCAAGGTTTAAATCGATTTCAGCGTTTAGTCCGATAGTTAGCCCGCTTAATTGTCCGTGGGGTCATAAAGCGTTAGCGGCTTATTTGGGCGATGACCAAGCATTGTGGGTTAAATATGATGCGGTTGAACTGATGAAAAAAATCAAAGGTGATACCGCGCATTTACCGCCAATTAAAGTATCGCAAGGGCTGGCAGATAATTTCCTTGAGCAGCAACTAAAGCCGCACTTATTGGAAAATGCCGCCAATCAAGTCAATTATCCATTTGAGATCAAGGTGCACTCTGGCTACGACCACAGTTACTTTTTTATCTCGAGTTTTATTGATGAGCATTTGATATTTCATGCGCAGCATTTATTAAAATAA
- the dgt gene encoding dGTPase, which produces MTINFNQKVRNTRVYSKGSSGVAPQTSFESDRGRIINSAAIRRLQQKTQVFPLERNAAVRSRLTHSLEVQQVGRFITQLIFKHLSNDDLKKYQLVELDRQIESIVEMSCLMHDVGNPPFGHFGEQAINDWFTRNMASLTAGENGNTRVELPAPIRQDLINFEGNAQAIRLVHSLLGLNLTYSQVSGIFKYTRRGDQISPKKQPENKSLQNYHYLMKKVGYYLSEHRYVESMKSVLSMADHCRSPFSYIMEAADDISYGIADIEDAVEKGILSLEQLKDALDSEFRLLAQRYNLPDPSVMQTIIDKAYTSANKNQHSLDSYFFVALRVEINTHLPKHACEQFIHNIEAVFHGSFNRALIEDQSFQHALVETLKNVSLKYAFCDPEVEKSELQGYRILTGLLEAYKPLLVLDKETFTNIDDAPLYERRLYKKLPNKHLRAYKIAMQTLEQEKGKSVEIAYLPYDFSDEVWEFYFRVRLIQDYISGMTDQYAYDEFRALNVLD; this is translated from the coding sequence ATGACGATTAATTTTAACCAAAAAGTACGTAACACTAGAGTTTATTCTAAAGGCTCATCGGGGGTGGCTCCGCAAACCAGTTTTGAAAGTGATCGTGGGCGAATTATCAATTCTGCTGCTATTCGTCGGCTGCAACAAAAAACCCAAGTATTCCCATTAGAACGTAATGCAGCGGTACGCAGTCGTTTGACTCACTCTTTAGAAGTACAACAAGTGGGTCGCTTCATTACCCAGTTAATTTTTAAACATCTCTCAAATGACGATCTTAAAAAATATCAGTTAGTCGAATTAGATCGTCAAATTGAATCGATTGTCGAGATGTCCTGCTTAATGCATGATGTGGGTAACCCGCCTTTTGGTCACTTTGGCGAGCAAGCGATCAACGACTGGTTTACGCGTAATATGGCCTCTCTTACGGCAGGTGAAAATGGTAACACCCGAGTTGAGTTACCCGCTCCGATCCGCCAAGATCTGATTAATTTTGAAGGTAATGCTCAGGCCATTCGTTTGGTCCACTCGCTTTTAGGCCTCAACCTGACTTACTCTCAAGTGTCTGGAATTTTTAAATACACTCGTCGTGGCGATCAAATCTCACCCAAAAAACAACCTGAAAATAAGTCACTGCAAAATTATCATTACCTAATGAAAAAGGTAGGGTATTACTTAAGTGAGCACCGCTATGTTGAATCGATGAAATCGGTCTTATCGATGGCAGACCACTGTCGTTCTCCATTTTCATACATAATGGAAGCGGCTGATGATATTTCTTACGGTATTGCGGATATCGAAGATGCGGTAGAAAAAGGAATTTTGTCACTCGAACAACTTAAAGATGCGCTTGATTCTGAATTTCGATTATTAGCACAGCGCTATAACTTGCCCGATCCAAGTGTGATGCAAACCATTATCGATAAGGCGTACACCAGTGCGAATAAAAACCAGCACAGCCTCGACAGTTATTTTTTTGTCGCTTTGCGCGTTGAAATAAATACACATTTACCAAAACACGCTTGCGAACAGTTCATCCATAATATTGAAGCGGTATTTCATGGCAGCTTTAATCGCGCGCTAATTGAAGATCAAAGTTTCCAGCATGCCTTGGTTGAAACACTCAAAAATGTGTCTTTAAAATATGCCTTTTGCGATCCCGAAGTTGAAAAGAGTGAGCTACAAGGTTATCGAATTCTGACTGGGTTACTTGAAGCTTATAAGCCATTACTTGTACTGGATAAAGAGACCTTTACCAATATTGACGATGCGCCACTGTACGAGAGAAGGTTGTATAAAAAGTTGCCTAATAAGCACTTAAGAGCGTATAAAATCGCGATGCAAACTTTAGAACAAGAAAAAGGTAAATCGGTGGAGATCGCCTATTTACCTTACGACTTTAGTGATGAGGTTTGGGAGTTTTACTTCCGCGTTCGCCTGATCCAAGACTACATTAGCGGTATGACAGACCAATACGCCTACGATGAGTTTCGTGCATTGAATGTATTGGATTAA